A stretch of Mucilaginibacter terrae DNA encodes these proteins:
- a CDS encoding site-specific integrase encodes MKTNFSLLFYLKKPKNYQGGFMPIYLRITVNGQRSETTTCRECDPTNWNGIAGRLKGTKEDTRSFNAYLDNLQKQVYEAHSQLSEAQSLITAETLKNKFLGKDEKVRMLIGVFKDHNKKIGALVGKEYAAGTYVRYQTSLKHTQDFLQWKYKVSDIDIKKIDHDFITNYEFYLRTERNCANNSAFKYIKNFKKVIGICLSSGWLDKDPFVNYKIRIKQVDRVFLNEDDLQKMADKVFSTDRLNQVRDIFLFCCFTGLAYADVSKLGRNEITKGPDGEIWIFTKRKKTDTPSRIPLLPPALSLVNKYADNPVCINSGKAFPVCTNQKMNAYLKEIAGVCEINKQLTFHIARHTFATTVTLSNGVPIESVSKMLGHTNIKTTQHYAKILDLKVSQDMAMLKQRLANN; translated from the coding sequence ATGAAAACTAATTTCAGCTTGCTTTTTTATTTAAAGAAGCCAAAGAACTATCAAGGAGGCTTTATGCCGATCTATCTCCGTATCACTGTTAACGGCCAACGTTCTGAAACGACTACATGCAGAGAATGCGACCCAACTAATTGGAACGGCATTGCCGGTCGCTTAAAGGGTACAAAAGAGGACACAAGGTCTTTTAACGCTTACCTGGACAACTTGCAGAAACAGGTTTATGAAGCTCACAGCCAATTAAGCGAAGCGCAAAGTTTGATAACTGCCGAAACCCTAAAAAATAAATTTTTAGGTAAAGATGAAAAAGTGAGAATGCTTATCGGCGTATTTAAAGACCATAACAAGAAGATCGGTGCTTTGGTTGGAAAAGAATACGCTGCCGGTACTTACGTACGTTATCAAACCTCTTTGAAACATACCCAGGACTTTCTGCAATGGAAATATAAAGTTTCAGATATTGATATTAAAAAAATTGACCACGACTTTATCACGAACTACGAATTTTACTTACGGACCGAACGTAATTGCGCAAACAACTCTGCTTTTAAATATATCAAGAACTTTAAAAAGGTTATCGGGATTTGTCTATCGAGCGGATGGTTAGATAAAGACCCTTTTGTCAACTATAAAATAAGAATCAAACAGGTTGATAGGGTTTTTCTTAACGAGGATGATTTGCAAAAAATGGCTGATAAGGTGTTTTCCACTGATCGACTGAACCAGGTCAGGGATATATTTCTTTTCTGTTGTTTTACAGGATTGGCCTACGCTGATGTCAGCAAACTGGGAAGAAATGAAATAACCAAAGGCCCTGACGGGGAAATTTGGATTTTTACCAAGCGGAAAAAAACAGACACACCAAGCAGAATTCCACTATTGCCACCAGCGTTAAGCTTAGTAAATAAGTATGCAGATAACCCGGTATGTATTAATTCCGGTAAAGCTTTTCCTGTATGTACAAACCAAAAAATGAACGCCTATTTAAAGGAGATAGCCGGTGTTTGTGAAATAAACAAGCAATTGACCTTCCATATAGCACGTCATACATTCGCTACTACTGTGACGCTATCAAATGGTGTTCCGATAGAAAGTGTGAGTAAAATGCTTGGTCACACAAATATTAAAACCACGCAACACTACGCTAAGATATTAGACTTAAAGGTTAGTCAGGACATGGCTATGCTTAAACAAAGATTAGCAAACAATTGA
- the istA gene encoding IS21 family transposase: protein MSKIRKILKLYSQQRPLMSIAAQVDASRNTVKKYVSAFKASGCTFEEVNSLNDKELEDFFGKTREQPPSSRMQSMLRCFPHVDKELKRTGMTRYMLWEAYIKEFPDGYRYSQFCFYYNQWKARVNPTMHMDHKAGDKLYVDFAGEKMNLTDKDTGEIISVEVFVAILGASQLTYAEAVMSQQKEDFIAACENTLHFIGGVPAAIVPDNLKAAVTKSSRYEPTLNETFEDFAEHYGTTILPARAYRPRDKALVEGAVKILYSKVYAPLNKQTYHSLADLNAAIWEALEVHNTQFLKGRNYSRRLQFEEVERHTLTPLPVMRYQFKQHFYAKVIKNGHVNLGPDKHYYSVPYRYIGKRVKLLYSRTTVEIFSNYERIALHKRNKNPYGYTTDKEHLATTHRFKADWSPDMFLDWAASIHEDVRLYILKILDRKQHPEQAYKSCLGVLGFAKKAGNERLIVACQRALSYGIYNYKTIQTILENNMDSYEESLFADELPMPSHNNIRGDYK from the coding sequence ATGAGTAAGATAAGAAAGATCTTAAAGTTGTACAGCCAGCAGCGTCCTCTAATGAGCATAGCTGCCCAGGTTGACGCATCCCGAAACACCGTAAAGAAGTACGTATCCGCCTTTAAGGCCAGCGGCTGCACGTTTGAAGAAGTCAATTCCCTGAACGATAAGGAGCTGGAAGACTTTTTTGGCAAGACCAGAGAGCAGCCACCCAGCAGCCGTATGCAGTCCATGCTACGGTGCTTCCCCCACGTAGATAAAGAACTGAAGCGTACCGGCATGACCCGCTATATGCTGTGGGAGGCCTATATCAAAGAGTTTCCTGATGGCTACAGGTACAGCCAGTTCTGCTTTTACTACAACCAATGGAAGGCCAGGGTCAATCCAACCATGCACATGGATCACAAAGCCGGAGATAAGCTGTATGTGGATTTTGCTGGTGAAAAGATGAACCTTACCGATAAGGATACCGGTGAGATCATATCAGTAGAAGTCTTTGTAGCCATACTAGGTGCCAGCCAGCTTACTTATGCAGAGGCTGTTATGAGCCAGCAAAAGGAAGACTTTATTGCCGCCTGCGAGAATACCCTGCACTTTATCGGCGGCGTACCCGCCGCCATTGTGCCGGATAACCTCAAAGCTGCCGTAACCAAAAGCAGCCGCTATGAGCCTACCCTGAATGAGACTTTTGAGGACTTTGCCGAACATTACGGTACCACCATCTTACCTGCGCGGGCGTACCGCCCGCGTGATAAAGCGCTGGTGGAAGGTGCTGTTAAGATCCTTTATAGCAAGGTCTATGCACCTTTAAACAAACAAACCTATCATTCTCTTGCAGACCTCAATGCAGCGATATGGGAAGCCCTGGAGGTGCATAACACCCAGTTCCTCAAAGGACGTAACTATAGCCGCAGGCTTCAGTTCGAGGAAGTAGAAAGGCATACACTCACCCCGCTTCCGGTCATGCGCTACCAGTTCAAACAGCACTTCTATGCCAAAGTGATCAAGAACGGGCATGTTAACCTGGGCCCTGATAAACACTACTACAGCGTTCCTTACCGCTACATCGGTAAACGGGTAAAGCTTTTATACTCACGCACAACCGTAGAGATCTTTTCTAACTATGAGCGGATCGCGCTGCACAAACGCAATAAGAATCCTTACGGCTATACGACAGATAAAGAGCACTTGGCCACCACACACCGCTTTAAGGCGGACTGGTCACCTGATATGTTCCTGGACTGGGCGGCCTCGATCCATGAGGATGTCAGGCTGTATATCCTGAAGATACTGGACCGCAAGCAGCACCCGGAACAGGCCTACAAGTCCTGCCTGGGGGTATTGGGCTTTGCCAAGAAAGCGGGTAACGAGCGCCTGATCGTCGCCTGCCAGCGTGCTTTAAGCTATGGTATTTACAACTATAAGACTATACAAACTATCCTGGAGAACAACATGGACAGCTATGAAGAAAGCCTGTTCGCAGACGAGCTGCCTATGCCCAGCCACAATAATATTAGAGGGGATTACAAATAA